Proteins encoded within one genomic window of Formosa agariphila KMM 3901:
- the mobB gene encoding MobB family relaxase yields the protein MYIAISPQKVSGTYSKSVADFVSYLEKENEGRSEGEMEHFFNQYGDEISAETVIETIDKNTAKLKLNEPKFYSITVSPSARELKQLQNSNEDLKRYTKSIMHDYVSAFNREISGKPISINDIVYFAKIEHERTFKGTDKVVQVNQPFATKILELKSELRKIDQGLKTGNAKEIVNDINRLEEEAPHKQDGKRIVQGMQKSGNQSHIHIIVSRKDASNRVSLSPGSKYKASDVEFNGKQVKRGFNRDAFFAKAEERFDAKFVYQRNFAESYASKKLYVKHPDRYFKILLGLPTNERSIAFKILGRSGIKIPHIPTSTAQLAFSALRILKRGVGVAMKSGSIGI from the coding sequence ATGTATATCGCTATTAGTCCCCAAAAAGTATCAGGAACCTATTCTAAAAGTGTAGCCGATTTTGTCTCGTATTTGGAGAAAGAAAACGAAGGTCGGAGTGAAGGAGAGATGGAGCATTTCTTCAATCAATATGGTGATGAAATATCAGCTGAAACGGTGATAGAAACCATTGATAAAAACACGGCTAAACTCAAATTAAATGAACCTAAATTTTATAGTATAACTGTAAGTCCAAGTGCACGAGAATTAAAACAATTACAGAATAGTAATGAAGATCTAAAACGCTACACGAAATCCATAATGCACGATTATGTTTCGGCCTTTAACCGTGAGATTTCAGGTAAACCGATATCTATAAATGATATTGTCTACTTCGCAAAAATAGAACATGAACGTACTTTTAAAGGCACTGATAAAGTGGTTCAGGTAAACCAGCCCTTTGCAACTAAAATACTAGAGCTTAAATCGGAGCTTCGAAAAATAGATCAAGGGTTGAAAACAGGGAATGCTAAAGAAATTGTAAACGATATTAATCGTTTAGAGGAGGAAGCACCGCATAAGCAGGATGGTAAACGCATTGTTCAAGGGATGCAGAAGTCAGGAAATCAAAGTCACATTCATATTATTGTAAGTCGAAAGGATGCCTCTAATAGGGTGAGTCTATCTCCAGGAAGTAAATACAAGGCTTCGGATGTGGAGTTTAATGGTAAGCAAGTCAAACGCGGATTTAACCGTGATGCGTTTTTTGCAAAAGCAGAAGAGCGGTTTGATGCAAAATTTGTGTATCAACGGAATTTTGCAGAATCCTATGCTTCAAAAAAGCTCTATGTAAAGCATCCCGATCGTTACTTTAAAATTCTGTTGGGTTTACCAACGAATGAGCGTTCAATAGCTTTTAAAATATTAGGACGGTCCGGAATTAAAATTCCTCATATTCCAACCAGTACAGCACAATTGGCATTTAGTGCTTTGCGAATATTAAAGCGTGGTGTGGGTGTCGCTATGAAATCAGGTTCAATTGGCATATAA
- a CDS encoding winged helix-turn-helix transcriptional regulator produces MSKIKETSTNFANKQALANECLEVYSTNIIGGQWSLPICYALLSGKLRFGEIKKVLPNITERMLTLELKKLEKNKVLTRKIYPEVPPRVEYELTTIGYELKPIIKELENWAVKHKTIL; encoded by the coding sequence ATGTCTAAAATCAAGGAAACATCCACAAATTTTGCCAATAAACAAGCTTTAGCTAATGAGTGTCTTGAAGTTTATTCTACAAATATTATTGGTGGCCAATGGTCACTACCTATTTGCTATGCTTTGTTAAGTGGTAAATTACGGTTTGGAGAAATAAAAAAGGTTTTACCGAACATAACGGAAAGAATGCTTACGTTAGAACTCAAAAAATTAGAGAAAAATAAAGTTTTGACTCGGAAAATTTATCCAGAAGTTCCACCTCGTGTTGAATATGAATTAACGACCATTGGTTATGAGTTAAAACCAATAATTAAAGAACTTGAAAATTGGGCTGTAAAACATAAAACAATATTATAA
- the map gene encoding type I methionyl aminopeptidase, with protein MSITKESELIGMKRVSEVVGTTLKLMREYAKVGMSTKELDEYGGRILRRYGAKSAPYETYDFPGYTCISVNEEVAHGIPSEKKILQEGDLINIDVSAELNGFWSDNGGSFILGKDIHNHQPLVDASKNILRKAINNIKGGVKISEIGYLIETEAKKSGFKVIKNLAGHGVGRSLHEEPENILNYRVKCNRERFKKNTTVAIETFISTNSTVAVELNDGWTLVGNKGGFVTQHEQTILITDKDPMILTESNGIWN; from the coding sequence ATGTCGATTACAAAAGAATCTGAATTAATAGGAATGAAAAGAGTTAGTGAAGTTGTTGGAACTACACTAAAATTGATGAGAGAATATGCTAAAGTCGGAATGTCAACGAAAGAATTGGACGAATATGGGGGGCGGATTTTAAGACGTTATGGAGCTAAATCAGCACCTTATGAAACTTATGACTTCCCTGGTTATACTTGTATAAGTGTTAATGAAGAAGTTGCTCACGGGATTCCATCCGAAAAAAAAATACTGCAAGAAGGAGATTTAATTAATATTGATGTTTCTGCAGAACTAAATGGTTTTTGGTCTGATAATGGAGGTTCTTTTATACTTGGAAAAGACATTCATAATCACCAACCTCTTGTAGATGCTTCTAAAAACATTTTACGCAAAGCAATAAACAATATAAAAGGTGGAGTGAAAATTTCTGAAATTGGATATTTAATAGAAACAGAAGCTAAAAAATCAGGATTTAAAGTAATTAAAAATTTGGCTGGTCACGGAGTTGGTAGAAGTTTACACGAAGAACCTGAGAATATTTTAAACTACAGAGTTAAATGTAACAGAGAACGATTTAAGAAAAATACAACGGTAGCAATAGAAACTTTTATTTCAACAAACTCAACTGTAGCAGTAGAATTAAATGATGGGTGGACTTTAGTTGGCAACAAAGGTGGATTTGTGACACAACACGAACAAACAATATTAATTACAGATAAAGACCCAATGATTCTGACTGAATCAAATGGAATATGGAATTAA
- a CDS encoding helix-turn-helix domain-containing protein — protein MKNTPPHHFKTISEYHRFRGLPKPEHPLMSVINLDELRNLPTDRQSSWIFDFYSIALKRNIDATVKYKYGQQTYDFDEGIMFFIAPKQVFSVETEGDYKLSGWMLLIHTDFLWQSPLRKTIKQYEFFSYSANEALHLSDKEETTILSIFQSIKQEYVSNIDKFSEPLIISQIEVLLNYSDRFYHRQFITRKIHNHTILNRLEEILNEYFNQDSLVESGLPTVQSIAKELNVSPNYLSGLLKTLTGQSTQQHIHEKLIEKAKEKLSNTNLSVSEIAYTLDFEHSQSFSKLFKTKTSFSPLEYRRSFN, from the coding sequence ATGAAAAACACACCGCCTCACCATTTCAAAACAATTAGCGAGTACCATAGATTTCGAGGTTTACCTAAACCAGAACACCCATTGATGAGTGTTATAAATTTGGATGAATTAAGGAATCTTCCCACTGACAGACAAAGCAGTTGGATATTTGACTTTTACTCTATTGCATTAAAAAGAAATATTGATGCTACGGTAAAATACAAATATGGTCAGCAAACCTACGATTTTGATGAAGGCATTATGTTTTTCATTGCTCCCAAACAGGTTTTTTCGGTTGAAACTGAGGGCGATTACAAACTTTCGGGATGGATGCTGCTCATTCATACCGATTTTTTATGGCAAAGTCCATTGAGAAAAACCATAAAACAATACGAGTTCTTTAGTTATTCGGCCAATGAAGCTCTACATCTTTCAGATAAAGAGGAAACTACAATTCTCAGTATTTTTCAAAGCATAAAACAGGAGTATGTTTCCAATATTGATAAGTTTAGTGAGCCCCTCATCATTTCCCAAATAGAAGTGTTACTCAACTATTCCGACAGATTTTATCACCGTCAATTTATCACCAGAAAAATACACAACCATACCATATTAAATCGTCTGGAAGAAATACTTAATGAATATTTCAATCAGGACAGCTTGGTAGAAAGTGGATTACCTACTGTTCAAAGTATTGCTAAGGAACTAAATGTATCGCCCAACTATCTTAGTGGCTTGCTAAAAACCTTGACAGGGCAAAGCACACAACAACATATCCACGAAAAACTGATTGAGAAAGCTAAAGAAAAGTTATCAAATACCAATTTGTCAGTAAGTGAAATTGCGTATACATTGGATTTTGAACATTCACAGTCGTTCAGTAAGCTATTCAAAACAAAAACAAGTTTTTCGCCATTGGAATATAGACGCTCCTTTAATTGA
- a CDS encoding BfmA/BtgA family mobilization protein: MDKRLKKGGFTTLKIKDEVAKRFRRFSKNMTLSQSMTLLYMIDFFENNGLSPLESISPKIQTLEVLFKKRMNGMISIMKDIEKHQTKPTVAMLQALFEQAEASKKPIQEQKVRFEEKINKVKNNEESHKT, encoded by the coding sequence ATGGATAAAAGACTAAAGAAAGGAGGTTTTACAACCTTGAAAATTAAAGATGAAGTTGCTAAGCGATTTAGAAGGTTTAGCAAGAATATGACATTGTCTCAGTCTATGACTTTGTTGTATATGATAGACTTTTTTGAAAATAACGGATTGTCTCCTTTGGAGTCTATCAGTCCTAAAATTCAAACTTTAGAAGTACTCTTTAAGAAACGGATGAATGGTATGATTTCCATTATGAAGGATATTGAAAAGCATCAAACCAAACCAACAGTAGCTATGTTACAAGCGCTTTTTGAACAAGCGGAAGCCAGTAAAAAACCAATACAAGAACAGAAGGTTCGCTTTGAAGAAAAGATAAACAAAGTGAAAAATAATGAAGAATCCCATAAAACGTAA
- a CDS encoding NAD(P)H-binding protein has product MKITLAGSLGHVGRPLTQELVQQGHSVTVISSNTERQKDIEAMGATAAIGSIEDVDFITSAFTGADAVFCMVPPANYFDHNLDLLAYYKNLANNYAQAITRSGVKKVVNLSSIGAHMKEGNGILQGTFYVESILNALPSDIAITHIRPTEFYYNLLPQVHSAKENGFIASNIEGEVVNAWVSPVDIASVIAEEITSKLAGQNVGYVASDELTYNELAKILGEAIGNPDLKWVTLTDEQLTEGLKAAGMQPAIAEGMMEMYAAINSGLLYEHYNQHKPKKMGTVKMKDFAENFAEAYNQL; this is encoded by the coding sequence CTTAGGGCACGTAGGCAGACCGCTAACGCAGGAGTTGGTACAACAAGGACATTCCGTAACAGTAATAAGCAGTAATACCGAAAGGCAAAAAGACATTGAAGCTATGGGAGCCACTGCGGCTATTGGCTCTATAGAAGATGTTGATTTTATTACTTCAGCTTTTACAGGTGCTGATGCTGTATTTTGTATGGTGCCACCCGCCAATTATTTTGACCATAACCTTGATTTACTTGCCTATTATAAAAACCTGGCGAATAACTACGCACAAGCCATAACGCGAAGTGGAGTGAAAAAAGTAGTGAATCTAAGTAGCATCGGAGCTCATATGAAAGAAGGTAACGGCATACTTCAAGGCACTTTTTATGTGGAAAGCATACTCAATGCATTACCATCAGATATTGCTATTACTCACATTCGTCCTACCGAATTTTATTACAATTTACTGCCACAGGTGCATTCTGCAAAGGAAAATGGTTTTATAGCTTCTAACATTGAAGGTGAAGTTGTGAATGCCTGGGTATCACCCGTGGATATTGCTAGCGTTATTGCCGAGGAGATTACTTCAAAACTTGCCGGACAAAACGTAGGGTATGTAGCAAGTGATGAACTTACTTACAATGAATTGGCAAAAATATTAGGTGAAGCCATAGGAAATCCAGATTTGAAATGGGTAACTTTAACAGATGAACAACTGACTGAGGGACTAAAAGCTGCCGGTATGCAACCCGCCATAGCCGAGGGTATGATGGAAATGTACGCCGCTATAAACAGTGGTTTATTGTACGAACATTACAACCAACATAAACCCAAAAAGATGGGCACTGTAAAAATGAAAGATTTTGCTGAAAACTTTGCTGAAGCATATAATCAACTGTAG
- a CDS encoding cation diffusion facilitator family transporter has translation MNNEQTAIRTTYFSIIGNTALALIKGLAGFFGNSYALIADAIESTTDIFASFLVLLGFKYAKRPSDENHPYGHGKIEPLITFGVVAFLVVSATIIAYESIQNIQTPHKIPKSWTLIVLGLIIVWKEISFQIVIRKSKQTNSSSLKADAWHHRSDAITSIMAFIGISIAIIFGKGYETADDWAALFASAFILYNSYLILRPALGEVMDEQLYDDLILEIRKKSIEVKGVLDTEKCFIRKSGMKFHVDLHAIVNSEITVKSGHDIAHKLKDYLREEIPNLGHVLIHIEPNE, from the coding sequence ATGAATAACGAACAAACTGCAATACGAACAACTTATTTCAGCATAATTGGAAATACTGCTTTAGCCTTGATAAAAGGCCTTGCGGGATTTTTTGGCAATTCTTATGCTTTAATTGCAGATGCTATCGAATCAACAACTGATATTTTTGCTTCATTTTTAGTTTTATTAGGTTTTAAATATGCAAAACGACCATCAGACGAAAACCATCCTTATGGACACGGAAAAATTGAACCATTAATTACATTCGGAGTAGTTGCTTTTCTTGTTGTTTCTGCAACAATAATCGCTTATGAAAGCATTCAAAATATTCAGACACCTCATAAAATTCCTAAATCTTGGACTTTGATTGTTTTGGGTCTTATAATAGTTTGGAAAGAAATCTCATTTCAAATCGTAATTAGAAAAAGTAAACAGACGAATAGTTCTTCACTAAAAGCAGATGCTTGGCATCATAGAAGTGATGCAATAACTTCGATAATGGCATTTATAGGAATTTCGATTGCAATAATATTTGGAAAAGGTTATGAAACTGCTGATGATTGGGCAGCATTATTTGCTTCTGCATTTATCTTATATAATAGCTATTTAATATTAAGACCTGCTTTAGGAGAAGTTATGGACGAGCAACTTTATGACGACCTAATACTTGAAATTAGAAAAAAATCAATAGAAGTTAAAGGTGTTTTGGACACGGAAAAATGTTTTATCCGAAAATCAGGAATGAAATTTCACGTTGATTTACACGCAATTGTAAATAGTGAAATAACAGTAAAATCAGGGCACGATATTGCACATAAATTAAAGGACTATTTACGAGAAGAAATACCGAATTTAGGACACGTACTAATTCATATTGAGCCAAATGAATAA
- a CDS encoding DUF6876 family protein, with translation MTTQAHILQHKLDHFCGSQTVFEIPTFGTRFTEGVQFLTTEARCFWLITDASIIAHNLMAKSYFITIDFKRLPIVEQIKKGYEAQVTFSDGDENVFEIQTYQSTDFPFDTFKLFFIDNTLMLTSEY, from the coding sequence ATGACAACTCAAGCACATATTTTACAACATAAATTAGATCATTTTTGTGGATCTCAAACGGTATTTGAAATCCCAACATTCGGTACGCGATTTACAGAAGGTGTACAATTTTTGACGACCGAAGCAAGGTGTTTCTGGCTAATTACGGATGCCTCAATTATTGCCCATAATTTAATGGCAAAAAGTTACTTTATTACCATCGATTTTAAACGCTTACCTATAGTAGAGCAGATTAAAAAAGGGTATGAGGCGCAAGTTACTTTTAGTGATGGCGATGAAAATGTTTTTGAAATCCAAACCTATCAATCGACAGATTTTCCGTTCGATACCTTTAAACTATTTTTTATAGATAATACGCTTATGTTAACTAGCGAATATTAA
- a CDS encoding single-stranded DNA-binding protein, with protein MSTIKNHVQLIGNVGQEPVITNLESGKKVARFSLATNEHYKNANGEKQTETTWHTIVTWGKSAEIIEKYAGKGKELGISGKLKSRSYEAEDGTTRYVTEIVADEILLLGIKPN; from the coding sequence ATGAGCACAATTAAAAATCATGTACAGTTAATTGGAAACGTTGGACAAGAGCCAGTAATCACCAATCTTGAAAGCGGTAAGAAAGTAGCTCGTTTTTCATTAGCCACAAACGAGCATTACAAAAATGCTAATGGCGAGAAGCAAACCGAAACCACTTGGCACACCATTGTGACGTGGGGTAAATCTGCAGAAATTATTGAAAAGTATGCAGGGAAAGGAAAAGAACTTGGAATCTCAGGGAAATTGAAATCTAGAAGCTATGAAGCTGAAGATGGAACCACGCGTTATGTTACCGAAATTGTAGCAGATGAAATTTTATTACTAGGAATAAAACCAAATTAA
- a CDS encoding NAD(P)H-dependent oxidoreductase produces the protein MKTLIILTHPNIENSVTNKRWIEELEKYPNKFDIHQLYKVYPNEKINVIAEQKLMEKYNKIIFQFPLYWFSSPPLLKKWFDEVLIYGWAFGCKSGYKLENKKIGLAISAGATEDNYSLKGDYKHTLKDILAPFELTFKYVKANYHPYFVNYGADSDTPSEVIEGSTRKYFIFVNTF, from the coding sequence ATGAAGACCTTAATAATTCTAACTCATCCAAATATAGAAAATTCAGTGACAAATAAAAGGTGGATTGAGGAATTAGAGAAATATCCAAATAAATTTGACATTCATCAATTATACAAAGTTTATCCAAATGAAAAAATTAATGTAATAGCAGAGCAAAAATTAATGGAAAAATATAATAAAATTATTTTTCAGTTTCCTTTATATTGGTTTAGTTCACCACCACTTTTAAAAAAATGGTTTGATGAAGTTTTAATTTATGGGTGGGCTTTTGGCTGTAAAAGTGGCTATAAATTAGAAAATAAAAAAATTGGTTTAGCTATTAGCGCAGGAGCAACTGAGGATAATTATTCATTAAAAGGTGATTACAAACATACTTTAAAAGATATATTAGCTCCGTTTGAACTTACGTTTAAATATGTAAAAGCTAATTATCATCCATATTTTGTAAATTACGGAGCTGATTCAGACACACCGAGTGAAGTTATTGAAGGAAGTACTCGTAAATATTTCATTTTCGTCAACACTTTCTAG